CCCGTGTGCCGGCGGCGCGGTGTACTCCCCGTCCATCACCGACTTCATCTTCATGGTGAAGGACACCAGCTACATGTACATCACCGGGCCCGGCGTCACGAAGACCGTCACCGGCGAGGACGTGACCCACGAGGAACTCGGCGGCGCGGTCACCCACGCGAACAAGACCGGCGTGGCCGAGTTCGCCTGCGAGTCCGACGAGGACGCCCTCGACCAGATCAAGACGCTGCTGTCGTACCTCCCGAGCAACAACATGGAGGACCCGCCGCGGGTCGAGCCGTGGGACGACCCGGACCGCGAGGACGATGCGCTGGAGGACATCGTCCCCGACAGCCCGCAGAAGCCCTACGACATGACGAACGTCGTCGACTCCGTGGTCGACGAGGGCTCGTTCTTCGAGGTGCAGGAGGACTTCGCGAAGAACATCGTCGTCGGCTTCGGCCGCCTCGACGGGCACACCGTCGGCATCGTCGGCAACCAGCCCAGGAACAACGCCGGGACGCTGACCGTCGACGCCTCGATGAAGGGCTCGCGGTTCGTCCGCTTCTGTGACTCGTTCAACATCCCCATCGTCACGTTCGTCGACGTGCCCGGCTACATGCCCGGCACCGACCAGGAACACCGCGGTATCATCCGCCACGGCGCGAAACTGCTGTACGCCTACTCCGAGGCGACGGTGCCGCTTCTCACCGTCATCACCCGGAAGGCGTACGGTGGCGCCTACTGCGTCATGGCGTCGAAGAACCTCGGCTCGGACGTGAACTACGCGTGGCCGACCGCCGAGATCGCCGTCATGGGCCCGCAGGGCGCGGTCAACCTGCTCTACCGCGAGGAACTCGCGGAGGCCGACGACCCCGACGCCCTGCGCGACGAACTCATCGAGGAGTACCGCGAGGAGTTCGCGAACCCCTACACCGCGACGGACAAGGGCTTCCTCGACGACGTCATCGAGCCGACGGAGACGCGCTCGCGGCTCATCGACGACCTGCACATGCTGAAGTCCAAGCGCGAGGACCAGCCCGACAAGAAACACGGCAACATCCCGCTCTGAGATGAGTCAGGAACTGCTCGAGCGACTCGACATCCCGGACGACGCCGACTCGGAGGAGGCCGCGGCCATCGCGGCCGTCATCGGCGCCCACCTGCGCGACCGGGAGCGCCAGGCCCAGCAGGAGGAGGAAGAAGAGACCTGGCAGGGCAAGAAGTGGGCGTTCGCCGGCCGGCTCCGCAACACGCAGGGCCACAGCGGTCGCGTCCCCGACGGCGCACCCACGAACGCGTGGGCGGCCAGCGGGCGCGCGGACCGGTTCTGACCGGGCGCGACACCGTTTCCGTTGCTTACAGCCAGTCGACGAGTACGCCGTGTCGCTCGTAGAACCGTCTGGCCCGGTCGTCCGCGAGGATGGGGCGGTGTATCTGCATCGCCTTCATGCCGGGGTAGCTGTTGCCCTCCACGACGACGAAGCGCCCCTCGTCGTCGGTCGGGAGGACATCCCAGCCGACGTAGGGGACGTGCTGGCAGTGGGCGGCGATCTCGAGCATCCGGTCGCGGATGTGGTCCCAGTTCGGGATCCGCTCGCCGGCGATGCGGGTACCCGTGTCAGGGTGGTCCTCGTACCAGACCGGAGACCCCGATTCCGGGAGCTGGGTCGCCCGGGAGAGTTCGCCCGTCTCGGGGTCTATCTCGGCGTTCAGGCCGCCCTGCGAGAAGTTGTCCATCGGGTACGACCGGTCCGAGCCCATGCGCTGGACGACCAGCGGGACGAACGGCCCGTCCTCGTCGACCATCGTTATCATCCGGATGGTGTTCGGCGTGTCGGGGTAGAGCCGCTCCTGGAACGGGGCCTGCTCGACGAACTCGCTGACGAGGTAGTCGTCCAGCTCGCGCACCCGGCGGGCGAAGCGGTCGCGGGACTCGGTCTCACCGTCGACCTCGACCGCGCCGTCCCGGGTCGCCCGGCAGATGAGGACGTTGTTCCCGCCCCCGCCACGGATCCACTTCAGCACCAGTCGCTGCTCGCGGTCGAGCAGGTCGAGGACGCGGTCGGCCGCGTCCGCAGCGGAGCCCTCGGATGCCAGGGTCACCTCGCCGTCGCGTTCGTGGAGTGCGGCGGCCGGGAGGAAGCGCCCGTCACGGAGTAACCCGTGGAGGGTGGGCCGGTGCTCGACGAAGCCCGAGAGCATCCAGTGGAACGCGAGCTTGTGGTCGAGCAACCGTCCCCAGTCGTCGTTGATATCCTTGCTCCGGACGAACCGCTCGTAATCAGAGAGGTAGTCCTCGACCGAGTGTCGGTCGAGGTCGTAGATGACGTCGGACCGGCTGAGGAAGCCGTGCCGCCAGAGCCACAGTCTCCTCGGGAGCGACCGCTCGTACTGGTCGGCTGTCTCCCGCTCGGTCTCGAGGAGCGACCAGTGGTTCCGAACCTCGTTGTAGATGGTCCGGGGGTTCGGTAGCATACAGCTAGTGCCAGAACCAGGCGCAAAAAGCGGGTGCCAAAGATGCGGTGGTGTCGTGCCGGTCGGTCACCCGCGTCCCGGTCGGGTCCTCACCGGGCATCGTGGTCCGCCTCGACCAGGGCCCGGACCGTCCCCGTGCCGACGAACCGCGGGACTCGCGCCGCATAGCGCTCGTACGCCTCGCCGTACTGCTCGCGGAGCCACGGCTCCTCCACGAACGGGAGGAGCAGCCACCACGAGGCGAATATCGTGGCGAGGACCGTCACGAGCGCCGAGTTCACGAGCAGCACGAACCCGACCGTCGCGACCAGGTAGCAGACGTACTGCGGGTTGCGCGAGAGGCGGTACCAGCCGCCGGTCCGGAGGTCGCCGGAGAGCCCCATCGTCTCCTCGGAGCCGAGGTCGAACCCCGCCGCGAGGGCGGCGAGGTAGAACGGCACGAACAGCGCGAGGCCGGCGTAGAGGCTGACCGGCCGGGGCAGGCCGAGGGTGTTCCAGTCGAGGTAGGCGAGGCCGACGAAGGCGACGTTCAGCAGGTTCGAGAGCGTCCAGTGGAGGTAGTACCGCCAGTCGCGCTCGCCGGGCGGCCAGTACCGGCGGCCCGTGGTGAGCGTGACGAGGAAGCCGGTGAGGTTCCCGATGCTGCCGACCAGCCCGAGGGCGAACAGCCCCCACAGCAGTGGGTCGTCCATGGGCGAAGGAGGGAGCCGCGGGGCGGTGGGCCTGCCGGCGCACTGGCTAGGCAGTTCAAGTCGGTGCCCGGTTCACCGCCGGTCCCGCACCCGCAGCCGGACCGTCCCGGGGTCGAGCGTCACCTTCGCCGACGGCTCGACGGTCTCGGTGACGCGCTCGAAGTCGAGCCGGCGCGCCAGCGTCACCAGCGCGAGCTGGAGTTCCATCCGGGCGAAGCGCATGCCGATGCAGTGGCGCGGCCCGCCCCCGAACGGGAAGTAGGCGTACTCGGGGCGGTCCTCCGCGTCCGCCGCCTCGCCATTCTCGTCCTCGCCGTCCTCGTCCTCGCCCCCTCCCGCGTCGAGCCAGCGCTCGGGGCGGAAGCGCTCTGGGTCGTCCCACCACCGGTCGTCCCGGTGGATCTGGTAGGTGCCGAGGATGAGCGTCTGGTCCTCCTGCAACTCGTACCCGCCGAGGACCGTATCCGCGACCGGCTGGCGGTAGATGGCGTACACCGGCGGGTAGAGCCGGAGCGCCTCGTTCACGACGGCCTCGGCGACCTCGAGGGCCGGGAGGTCGGCGAACGTCGGGTCCGAACCGCCACAGACCG
This window of the Haloarchaeobius amylolyticus genome carries:
- a CDS encoding methyltransferase family protein; its protein translation is MDDPLLWGLFALGLVGSIGNLTGFLVTLTTGRRYWPPGERDWRYYLHWTLSNLLNVAFVGLAYLDWNTLGLPRPVSLYAGLALFVPFYLAALAAGFDLGSEETMGLSGDLRTGGWYRLSRNPQYVCYLVATVGFVLLVNSALVTVLATIFASWWLLLPFVEEPWLREQYGEAYERYAARVPRFVGTGTVRALVEADHDAR
- a CDS encoding acc operon protein, with translation MSQELLERLDIPDDADSEEAAAIAAVIGAHLRDRERQAQQEEEEETWQGKKWAFAGRLRNTQGHSGRVPDGAPTNAWAASGRADRF
- a CDS encoding sugar-transfer associated ATP-grasp domain-containing protein; translation: MLPNPRTIYNEVRNHWSLLETERETADQYERSLPRRLWLWRHGFLSRSDVIYDLDRHSVEDYLSDYERFVRSKDINDDWGRLLDHKLAFHWMLSGFVEHRPTLHGLLRDGRFLPAAALHERDGEVTLASEGSAADAADRVLDLLDREQRLVLKWIRGGGGNNVLICRATRDGAVEVDGETESRDRFARRVRELDDYLVSEFVEQAPFQERLYPDTPNTIRMITMVDEDGPFVPLVVQRMGSDRSYPMDNFSQGGLNAEIDPETGELSRATQLPESGSPVWYEDHPDTGTRIAGERIPNWDHIRDRMLEIAAHCQHVPYVGWDVLPTDDEGRFVVVEGNSYPGMKAMQIHRPILADDRARRFYERHGVLVDWL
- a CDS encoding acyl-CoA carboxylase subunit beta — translated: MEDRIEELEELRAEALKGGGEDRIESQHEKGKMTARERIDYFLDDGTFHEFDQLRTHNSHNFGMEEKKILGDGVVTGYGEVDGRKVFVFAHDFTVFGGSLGEVFAEKITKVMDMAMEVGAPIIGLNDSAGARIQEGVKSLAGFTEIFHRNQMASGVVPQISCIMGPCAGGAVYSPSITDFIFMVKDTSYMYITGPGVTKTVTGEDVTHEELGGAVTHANKTGVAEFACESDEDALDQIKTLLSYLPSNNMEDPPRVEPWDDPDREDDALEDIVPDSPQKPYDMTNVVDSVVDEGSFFEVQEDFAKNIVVGFGRLDGHTVGIVGNQPRNNAGTLTVDASMKGSRFVRFCDSFNIPIVTFVDVPGYMPGTDQEHRGIIRHGAKLLYAYSEATVPLLTVITRKAYGGAYCVMASKNLGSDVNYAWPTAEIAVMGPQGAVNLLYREELAEADDPDALRDELIEEYREEFANPYTATDKGFLDDVIEPTETRSRLIDDLHMLKSKREDQPDKKHGNIPL